The Melospiza georgiana isolate bMelGeo1 chromosome 1, bMelGeo1.pri, whole genome shotgun sequence genome contains the following window.
ATCGGGCCTCCGACCCTCACCGGGACCGACGGGGCCCCGCTCTCCGTGCCACGGCTCGGCCCGAGGCGAGAGCAGGCCGGAACGGGCCGGGCTCCGTTTGTCCCGGGGgccgcggcccggccgccgccaGCAGAGGGcaggcccggccccgccgctcccggccccgccgcagccACATCCGCCGCCGCCGGGAAGGGGCCGGCGCCGGGGCCGCTGAGGgcgccgcgctcccgccgctcGCTGTCGGGCCCGCGGGCCCCGCGCCGGCCTCAGGATGCCGCTGGGGCTGAAGCCCACCTGCAGCGTGTGCCGCAGCACGTCCTCCTCCATGTGGAAGAAGGGCGGGCAGGGCGAGATCCTGTGCAACAACTGCACGGCCCGCtcggcgccgccgccccccgccgcctTCGCCACCACCTCGGCGGCcgctgctcagcacagcaacggtggcggcagcggcggcggaggcggcggcggtGGGAAGCAGGTGAGGAGGCCGAGGCCGAGGGCGATGCagccgccggggccgggcggggctgggcggggccggggccggggtgTTCGGGCCGTCCCCCTCGTGTTCATTGTGCTGTTCCCCGCAGAGCAAGCAGGAGATCCACCGGCGCTCGGCGCGGCTCAGGAACACCAAGTACAAGTCTGCGCCCGCTGCGGAGAAGAAGGTTTCCACCAAGGGCAAGGGCAGGAGGCACATCTTCAAACTGAAGAACGTAAGGCGGAGCGGCTGGGCCGGGAgcctgggccgggctggggcggACGCGGAGCCCGCGGGAGGAGTGGAATCAGAAAGCGGTCATGGCAGTTCCGCACTCACTTCTCCACATCAAATCCTGGAGATGAAAACGCTAGCTCTGTTGCTTTGAGCTTTAACCTAATAATGCTTGCTGGTTTTCTTAGAAGATAATGTATCTGTATGTTgtctaaaaagaaaaacagtctcTGGAACTTTATGGTTGATTTGTTTTAATGCTCCTAATTTTCAATTTCTATATTCTTTTCTTAGCCCATCAAGGCTCCTGAGTCTGTATCCACTATAATTACAGCAGAATCAATCTTTTATAAGGTATGGTTTATGCAAATCGATTTGCAAAAATGATTATCCTAtttctgtttccattgtcaagAATTATCGTGGACAGTGAAAGCACTAGAGATATAATCACAGAAACTGTTCTTCCTTGCCTAACACTTTTGTAGGATTGTGGTTTGCCATAGTTATTGTCGTTAAGTCTTGCCAGGTAGTTTACTTAAGTTTACCTAGTTTAAATAGTTGCCATTGTCCCAGGTTCTTCTCTTCCAAGAAaaagtgtgttttgttttttttttgtaattattgCTGTCAGCATTTTTAAACTTCACTTGCACTGTGCAGCGGTCAAGTGACTGGAGATGATTATTTAGATTTGTGTGATGTTTCCTGCCATAGGTGCAGAACATATTTCCCATAGAGGGGTGGCTTGCAGTGCCCCGACATCTCAGCTGGCTCCCATTTGAGAGCTGGTGCAAACAATCCCAAACATCTGGGAACAAGATCTGTTGGCACTTGCAGTGAAGCAAGAGGGAGCCTTCTCACATTCATGCTTGAGAGCAGCTTTACCAGCATGCCAAGGTGTTGGTGTTCTAAAGTTCTgacatttgcttttgtttcccagCAGTACAAGCAAACAgaatgttttttcccccttttccctccccaaaaAAGTCAGGATAGGCAGTGGGAGACTGCACAGTCTGTGGTGGCCTGAGATTCCATACTCTCCAGGGACCTGATGCTTCATGCCTGGCATTCCAGATAAATCTCTTGTTTGCTGTTGACCAGTTCAGAAAAGAATTACTGTCTTGTGTGTCTGTTTTTATCAGAAATTCTTGAGAACTATGTCAGAGCTTCTGTCCTGCTTATGTAGAATGTTGCTACCCTGATACTTGGCAGTGTTGTTGTGAATAGGCTTGTTTGGAgttgtttgtgttctttttatctgttttaaaaacaagcacCTTTCTTTCTTATGCCACCATTCTTTTGCATGTGGCTGAATTGAAGCTGCCTTTCAAGACTGGCATAAATTAGGATAATTTTGGGTGCTGATACTGAAGATGTGAAGTGAAGCTGACAAAAATCAGGCTGTTTGGTTTCAGTGTTGTTTGTATGCCTTCCAGGGTGTGTACTACCAAATTGGAGATGTTGTTTCAGTGGTTGATGAGCAGGATGGAAGAACATACTACGCTCAGATCCGTGGGTTTATTCAGGACCAATACTGTGAAAAGAGTGCTGCACTAACCTGGCTCATTCCTACACAAGCCAGCCCCAAAGACTGTTTTGACCCAGCATCCTATATCATAGGTAATCTCTGAGCCTTTCTGCAGCTACTTGGATGTGCCTATGCTAATGTAGAGTTGTATTCTTTAAATGAACATTTTAGCTTCTCAAGGTATTTTATGCACGTTCCACATTTTAGACTCTAATCTTGTAAACATCTCATTTACTGTAATAATACTTTTTATTTATCATGTGTATATAATGTGATTACCACCATTGCAGCGTGTGATTATCTTGTACTGTGATTATCTGAGTGTTTGTGGGTACAATTACAGTTGTGCAGCTTTAAAGATTAAATTATTGCTCTATAGATAGGTTTAAACCATAGTAACTTTGATTCTGATAAACCATCCAAGTTGTTTCTTTTAAAGTGACCTGAATTACTTGATCTTTATCCTGGATATTCAAAATACATAGCCTGcaaagcactggcacagagacTGTTCTGCTACTGATAAAATTAGTAATTCAGAGAAGTCCTTCTAATAGGCAGGACACAAAtagaatgtattttaaatatattaactATAGTATTCACTCAAATATCAGAATGCTTCAAATGGGATGGAAAGATCAGCCCAGCAAAATTAAAGGTAGAGGTTTCTTGCCTAACACAGAAGGCCACCTTTCTAGGAAAGTCATGGATTACAAAGGCAAATTCTGTAAGGGAATGTTGGCTGTTGTGGCATATTTTTATTCAGCATATTTAGTTTTATGCCTTTAAGTTTTgtctttgaatttatttttttaggaccagaagaagatctcccaagaaaaatggaatatttaGAATTTGTTTGTCATGCACCTTCGGAATATTTCAAATCTCGGTCATCTCCCTTCCCTACTGTTCCTACAAGGCCAGAGAAGGGCTATATATGGACTCATGTGGGACCTACTCCTGCCATCTCCATTAAAGAAACTGTAGccaataatttataatttttaaggAATTCTTTGGACTAGTTATTTTGTGTGTATCCTCCAGTTTGTAAACCCCTTACAAGAAGTTTTATAAAATGTGCTGGTTTGTTTTACAGATTTATttacagtatttatttattttagatatATAAGACCTTTGAAGTGGAAGTTTTCATTCCAGTTGATGCATCATTTCAGTGCTCTGCTCTTCAGACATTGTTGCTCATCTTGGGACAAAACCACAAGTTTCATGTCATCTTTGACTTCTGAAAGTTGCCTTTAGTATTCATTCTTACTTTTTGAGTtatttttccagaagaggaatTTAAAAGATATAATCATCCTGCATTTTATATGACTGTTTAATTTAGTTAACTGTGActgctggttttatttccttgttaAATAATTTAGGACTAGCTTCACCTAAATACTAAAATGGTCAGTGATGCAGTTTACAGTTTTCTGTTACATGGAGAGGAGTGATCTACCTGCATTTCTCCAGACTAAAACCTCATCCACAAAGAGGGACTCTTAACAGTCACCTTTTATGGGAATTTTGTTAATCTGAATCTAAAATATGGGCTATGTGTGTAGCTTTCTGCTACACTTACTTATAAAAGGGCATAAAATTCCTGGAAAATTGAATGTGTATTCAAAAATTAATGTTATTTGCCATCCTGGCACTCTCATTGCAGAAGTGTATCTGCATTTCCTGAGCAAGCCAACACTGATCACATATGATTTGAGTTTCAGACTGTTaatgttttgtttgcctgttaGCTTGGACTcataaaattgattttaaattgttttttcagTCTTCACAGTTAATGATCGTAAGAATAAAATATGGTCAgggaattaaaatgaaaaaaataaataagggaaataaaaactaattttaTGTATTGACAGTCTCAGCATAACTAGGAATATGTATAAATACCAGAATGGAAGAAATGCCACATACTAAAATACCAATGAAGTTTTCTGCCCTAAGCTTTTTACAAGCCAGTCAGCTCCACACACAATGAGATGTGCTTGTATGGCCTGATTCCAAGGGCTTAGTGGTTCCTGCTGCCTGAGAAGGATGAGAGCTGTAAGTGGCCTTAAATTTAAATGTACTGATCTTGTACATTTTTGTGTGGGCATATGTGACCAGCACCCAGAAGGCCCAAATCACCTTTAAGATACTGCATGAAAGCATGATAATGTTGCACTAGGCTTCTGTTCTAACTTTATGAAAGGCTTTGATTTAAGATGTAACATATCTGAAAGTCTCAGGGATTGACAACTTTTAGTACAGTGGGACCTGTGAGGGCAGGAACCAGATAGATTTGTTTTGGCCTGCAGCTTCTGTTCTGCCCTCTTCAAATACAAGGAAGAACAATCAGCTTTAAGGGAGTAGATGCTAAAGTTAAGGGATACTGTCAATAATTCAAAATGCTCAGAAATTAGCAGTAGATTGGTAATGCAGAGTTAAATCTTAATCTTCAGTCACTTACAAAGATGAGATGTGTGCCTGTGTTCAGTGTGTTGCAGTGATTAATCCCAAGGTGACCTCTCTTTTCTCCATTCTCTCCTTTCAAttcctctgggtttttttcttcttatttctttattaacaattccaagaaaataaaaataacaaattctATATTTACAGTAACCAGAGTTGACTTCCTTGACTCAagtgctttccttcccttctctgcaGTCCGCAAGGTTTTCACTTGGGATCACTGTaaagtccctgtgctgcctcagCATAATCCATGGACCTGTCCTCTTCTGTGGGCTGTCTCACCTTATCTGAATTACCagggttggaaaaggccttggTGGTCATTAAGCCCAATGAAGCTTAGCTGTGTTCCTTGTCAGATCCTCAGGAATAAGGAGGGAAACTATGCTTTACattgttttggctttttcatTTGGTGTACCTTGTAGGAACTCAAAAGTACTTTTTGCCATTTGCCTTATTTGTCAATAATTTGTAACATAAAAGGGACAATTCATTTTTCATCAGAATACATCTTTCTAAaattcagtgctgctggcaATTCAAGTATTGTCCTTCTAACTGCAGTCtaaacagacatttttttccagagagCTATGGAacaacttcctttagtaaacactaagtatttttctttattttagtttttattatactgggaaatgttaaaaaataattcagatgaACAAGAATTCTGAGTGTAAGGTCTCAAAAGAGTGGATTTGCAGGCAATGACTGTTACTAAAGTGTTATACTTCATTTATAGGAATTTGAATGGTTGCACTGTCCTGTTTTTCTTGTGTTCAAAACATCACCCAGTAACACAGGGAAAATTATTAACTCTCCAGACAGCTTCTTATGGATGGGCAGGCTGAAGAGTGGGACCTCTAAGGGCAACATCTCTGAAAATTCTTCATCTCTTTCATAttaagaaaatatgaaatattttcttgcaaAATGGACTCAAGAGCAGAAGGGATGTCAGAGGGTCATGTGGGGACAGGCTTTGATGCcctgcagctgagggagctgagctcACCCATTTCTGTCTTCCAGCTTGGTAACTCCCCATGCCAAAATGTAGGTAGGTTTCATATTTGTATCACTGGACTGTGAGTGGATACACTGCTGCTGAATTTGTGACCTCGGGTTGAGCTCCAGAGTTGTGACCAGCCAACAGTAATTTTCATCAAGGCATTTTAGTTCTAAAGGTGGAACTTGCAGCCGAGAGCTAAAAGCCACAGAGCCAATATAAAATACAGAGTACTACATAGACATGTGGCCTGTGCCCTAAGGCACACATTGCAGGAAATCTGTTGGAGGAGTAGCTCTTACCTTTCATGTGAACTTCACTGTACCAAAACAATGTTTACTGGAGAAGGGTTTCCATTTGGGCAATGGCTTTGTTGGGAGCAGAATACTTTCTGGGAAAATGTGATGCAAACACAATGGATAAATAAGTGTGTGGTTCCTTGAGCTCCTAAAATGAAGCTGGGGTTCctctctggctgctgtgctgtgttacATGTCAATCAT
Protein-coding sequences here:
- the GATAD1 gene encoding GATA zinc finger domain-containing protein 1, producing MPLGLKPTCSVCRSTSSSMWKKGGQGEILCNNCTARSAPPPPAAFATTSAAAAQHSNGGGSGGGGGGGGKQSKQEIHRRSARLRNTKYKSAPAAEKKVSTKGKGRRHIFKLKNPIKAPESVSTIITAESIFYKGVYYQIGDVVSVVDEQDGRTYYAQIRGFIQDQYCEKSAALTWLIPTQASPKDCFDPASYIIGPEEDLPRKMEYLEFVCHAPSEYFKSRSSPFPTVPTRPEKGYIWTHVGPTPAISIKETVANNL